One stretch of Candidatus Bathyarchaeia archaeon DNA includes these proteins:
- a CDS encoding methylenetetrahydrofolate reductase C-terminal domain-containing protein, with the protein MVRKKPMDQILAMIGECKNLLILGCDGCAGVYQEGGRKQVELMKTAIEMAEEVKKGRKVNILTDVVERQCESSFCASVVNPVIHNVDAILSLGCGVGVQVLADMYPNTLIIPGHDTMFIGVEDRESGMFHELCKACGSCLLYETGGICPVARCAKSLLNGPCGGQSKGKCEVGGWKKDCAWVLIYNRLKDRERLDLFTVFRAPKDFREMQHPREFSASGG; encoded by the coding sequence GTGGTTAGGAAAAAGCCGATGGACCAGATTTTAGCCATGATAGGTGAGTGTAAAAACCTGTTGATTCTGGGTTGTGATGGATGCGCCGGCGTCTACCAGGAGGGTGGGAGAAAACAGGTGGAGTTAATGAAAACGGCTATCGAGATGGCTGAGGAAGTGAAAAAAGGGAGGAAGGTCAACATCCTTACCGATGTAGTGGAACGGCAGTGTGAGTCATCCTTCTGCGCCTCCGTCGTCAACCCGGTCATCCACAACGTCGACGCCATCCTCTCTCTAGGCTGCGGGGTGGGGGTTCAAGTTCTAGCGGACATGTACCCGAATACCCTAATCATCCCAGGCCACGACACTATGTTCATCGGCGTGGAGGATAGGGAGAGCGGTATGTTCCATGAGCTTTGCAAGGCGTGTGGAAGCTGCCTGCTCTACGAAACCGGTGGAATATGCCCGGTGGCGAGGTGCGCGAAATCCCTGCTCAACGGCCCATGCGGAGGACAGTCGAAGGGGAAATGCGAGGTGGGTGGATGGAAAAAGGATTGCGCTTGGGTTCTGATATATAACCGATTGAAGGATAGGGAAAGGCTGGATCTGTTCACGGTTT